The following coding sequences are from one Nicotiana tomentosiformis chromosome 3, ASM39032v3, whole genome shotgun sequence window:
- the LOC138908476 gene encoding uncharacterized protein, with amino-acid sequence MGRIENMFKQMMERNADSDAHIASHTTSIRNLEVQMGQISQALNTRPKGALPSNTVVNPKGGNNTGHAMAVTTRSSKGRDASTSNPKKIMSDDVVLQENDDIQANDEHVNNEVRIDIDDNMEETQNDVNPPRKHVIDIPKMVVPKAKTPLPRPPPPYPQSLAKQNNKNQFNKFIEMMKIDYEVPIMLGRPFLAPGKELVDVEAGERTFRVGNEKVVFHVCKSMRKPNSNEVFSFVDLVTEVIVDDTSAMINVEDPLEVVLLNHEDNEKEGLIECANTLQGIGSYSYGPRKLSLDLENRKTPPTKPSIEEPPTLELKPLPSHLRYEFFGPSSILPIILSACLTNVQVDSTLAVLQRRKRAIGWTLADIRGISPAFCMHKIILEDDAKPSVEHQRRLNEAMQKVVKKEIIKKGSYNQVADHLSHLEEEGRSHDGLEINDPFPDEQLLSESLNGIPWFADVANSLVTDIVPSELSSSQRKKLKRDSLDCYWDEPYLFKICNDGVIRRCVPEEEQMNILDACHSSPYGGHHGGARTTSEVLSCGFYWPTLYKDASELVKRCDECQRAGRISKKDEMPLTTILEIDIFDM; translated from the exons atggggcggatagagaatatgttcaaacaaatgatggaaaggAATGCTGACTCTGATGCCCATATAGCCTCCCATACTAcctctattcgcaacttggaagtacaaatgggtcaaatttctcaagcattgaatactcgccctaagggAGCACTACCAAGTAatacggtagtaaacccgaagggtgggaataaTACAGGtcatgctatggcggtgaccacaagaagcAGTAAAGGTAGAGATGCAAGTACCTCTAATCCAAAGAAGATTATGAGTGATGATGTTGTGTTGCAAGAAAATGATGATATTCAAGCCAATGATGAGCATGTGAATAATGAAGTGAGGATCGATATTGATGATAACATGGAGGAGactcaaaatgatgtgaacccgCCTAGGaaacacgtgatagacataccgaaaatggtagtgcctaaagccaagacccctttgccaaggcctcctccaccgtatcctcaaagtcttgcaaagcaaaataataaAAACCAATTTAATAAgtttattgagatgatgaaaa tcgactatgaggtgcctataatgttggggagacctttcctagcacCAGGGAAGGAattggttgatgtggaagcaggggagcgcaccttccgagtgggcaatGAAAAAGTTGTATTCCACGTGTGTAAATCAATgaggaaaccaaatagcaatgaagttttctcttttgtggatcttgtgacggaggtgatagttgatgacacgagtgccatgatcaatgtggaagaccctttggaagtTGTGTTGTTAAACCATGAGGATAATGAAAAGGAAGGCTTGATTGAATGTGCAAATACGTTACAAGGAATAGGATCCTACTCATATGGGCcccgtaaactttccttggacttggaaaaccgaaagactccaccaacaaagccctcaatcgaggagccaccaacattggagttgaagcctttgccttcacacctcaggtatgaattcttcGGCCCTTCTTCCATATTACCTATTATTCTTTCTGCTTGCCTAACTAACGTACAGGTAGACTCCACCCTTGcagtgcttcaaagaaggaaaagggcaattggatggactttggctgacattcgtggtataagccccgccttttgcatgcacaaaattattctagaggatgatgccaaaccctccgtggaacatcaaagaaggttgaatGAGGCTATGCAAAAGGTCGTCAAGAAGGAAATTATCAA aaaaggaagttataatcaagtggcggaccacttgtcccacTTAGAAGAGGAGGGGAGGTCCCACGACGGCCTCGAAATTAATGATCcgttcccggatgaacaactcctctccgAGTCTTTGAATGGTATCCCTTGGTTTGCCGATGTGGCTAACTCTCTTGTGACTGACATTGTCCCGAGTGAGCTCTCTTCTagccaaaggaagaaactcaaacgggacAGCTTGGATTGTTATTGGGACGAGCCCTATCTCTTcaagatttgcaatgatggtgtgatccggagatgtgtcccagaagaggagcaaatgaatattcttgatgcttgccattcctcgccctacggtggtcatcatggtggggcgagaactacTTCAGAGGTTCTTAGCtgtggattttattggcctaccctgtataaagatgcaagtgagcttgttaagcgttgtgatgaatgccaaagagctggtagaatttccaagaaggatgaaatgcctcttaccactattcttgagatcgATATTTTTGACATGTAG